A window of Mangifera indica cultivar Alphonso chromosome 13, CATAS_Mindica_2.1, whole genome shotgun sequence contains these coding sequences:
- the LOC123195035 gene encoding uncharacterized protein LOC123195035 isoform X2, with protein sequence MEHKIKSQKAKKISDASLPFKPEKEEMVTKEISEGFHSPSSFQILEVSRGAQRLNQMIDSWCKGENSGRRSKDVAKDLLKGALDLQDSLQMLGKLQEASQYMAWLKKKQEKAKGVRSEEARGIERSRSCQFGDQDYQIDLQKPCHSVDGSSRDCYEELREAIRDGLSRQNLLPNSEENGGFAQRNLDSASEIPSSSSSQSSITHTNYYSSIDSSFSSKAPEKTTKGPNLISKLMGLEEIPSNPLKTTLEKQLKNEKISSYHRPVFEIDMPMVRRPQSVDLKRTPERKTLKEILETQHFTGLLKDSRIKESQSYCRISDSHSQQSSNNNTPPIVLIKPLCGPFLESEEPSAPMFWEHGVPVSKLIPRKLKGREELPSKTIDWKDGPLNPCKTSENTNAEEKPIKRLSKEGAKGSKKVAEKPEEKEAKIKQKAPAKVNSIDIATQQPKKKDATNKKVDKDNNVVVTSRKAIENGTVKPKNVSRPQEQAKAAAMKVKNPKKGSNVSKNQIPQQRISTKNDISNHTKKTVSHTSNDQKRSLMKKEKPSSEPRAAKTTKENAGSKDDDNRIDFRSKKDSIPMGSNNTCVDQFPAEKEADAYELRIGENCNSCESSLSLSDDILLVSEHQVLGEPKSVEEVNDDNRRESKSFRTGTNLEVLLSSSPAFVCHAQELFDLHFSRSTTLLTSAINDFFVTNERLSMDCANELLERRSLPEAKMDHPLLLNWLRNSRICICLNRLLEEIYNGIEILKNYGKEDLPPGSIYSMLESDLKCKGVESGIWDLGWKNELSSDDIEQVVNDIEKLLLSGLIEETFT encoded by the exons ATGGAGCATAAGATCAAAAGCCAAAAAGCGAAGAAGATTTCAGATGCATCTTTACCATTTAAGCCTGAAAAGGAGGAGATGGTGACTAAAGAGATATCAGAAGGATTTCATAGTCCATCTTCTTTTCAGATATTGGAGGTCTCAAGAGGAGCTCAGAGGCTAAATCAAATGATTGATTCGTGGTGTAAGGGGGAAAACAGTGGTAGACGATCTAAAGATGTCGCAAAAGATTTGTTGAAAGGAGCACTTGACTTGCAGGACTCTCTACAGATGCTTGGCAAATTGCAAGAAGCTTCACAGTATATGGCTTGGTTGAAGAAGAAACAGGAGAAGGCCAAAGGAGTAAGGAGTGAGGAAGCAAGAGGGATTGAGCGGTCTAGGTCTTGTCAATTTGGAGATCAAGATTATCAGATTGATTTACAGAAGCCTTGCCATTCGGTTGATGGATCTTCAAGGGATTGCTATGAGGAACTAAGGGAAGCAATCAGAGATGGCCTCAGTAGGCAGAATCTCTTGCCAAATAGTGAAGAAAATGGGGGCTTTGCTCAAAGAAACTTGGACTCAGCTTCAGAAATACCTTCCAGCAGCTCAAGTCAGTCTTCTATAACTCATACCAACTACTATAGTTCCATTGACTCCTCATTTTCATCGAAAGCTCCAGAGAAGACGACAAAGGGCCCAAATTTGATTTCTAAGCTCATGGGGCTGGAAGAGATCCCCTCAAATCCATTGAAGACAACTCTCGAGAAACAGTTGAAGAATGAGAAAATTTCAAGTTATCATAGACCTGTCTTTGAAATTGATATGCCAATGGTAAGGAGGCCTCAATCGGTTGATCTGAAAAGAACTCCAGAGAGAAAGACACTGAAGGAAATTCTTGAAACCCAGCATTTTACAGGACTTCTGAAGGACAGCCGTATCAAAGAGTCTCAGTCATACTGCCGTATCAGTGATTCTCATTCCCAGCAGAGTTCAAACAACAACACTCCACCAATTGTACTTATTAAACCTCTGTGTGGTCCATTTCTGGAATCAGAAGAGCCTTCTGCACCAATGTTTTGGGAACATGGAGTTCCAGTCTCAAAATTGATACCAAGAAAACTGAAAGGAAGAGAGGAGCTTCCTTCCAAGACGATTGACTGGAAAGATGGGCCTTTAAACCCTTGCAAAACAAGCGAAAATACAAATGCAGAGGAGAAGCCAATCAAGAGGCTTAGCAAGGAAGGAGCTAAGGGCAGCAAAAAGGTAGCTGAGAAAccagaagaaaaagaagcaaaGATTAAACAAAAGGCTCCTGCCAAGGTGAATTCTATTGATATTGCAACTCAGCAGCCAAAGAAAAAGGACGCAACAAACAAGAAAGTTGATAAGGACAATAATGTTGTGGTCACCTCCAGGAAAGCAATAGAGAATGGGACTGTGAAACCTAAAAATGTGTCAAGGCCTCAAGAGCAAGCCAAGGCGGCAGCCATGAAGGTCAAAAATCCCAAAAAAGGATCAAATGTTTCCAAGAATCAGATTCCTCAGCAGCGAATTAGTACTAAAAATGACATCTCAAATCACACAAAAAAAACTGTAAGCCATACTTCAAATGATCAGAAAAGAAGCCTAATGAAGAAGGAAAAGCCATCCAGTGAGCCTAGAGCAGCTAAAACAACA AAGGAAAATGCAGGAAGCAAAGATGATGACAATAGAATTGATTTTAGAAGCAAAAAAGACTCCATCCCAATGGGAAGCAATAACACATGCGTAGATCAATTCCCAGCAGAGAAGGAAGCTGATGCTTATGAGCTTCGGATTGGAG AAAATTGTAATAGCTGTGAGAGTTCTCTTTCTCTTAGTGATGATATCCTGCTGGTCTCTGAACATCAGGTGCTGGGAGAACCTAAATCTGTTGAAGAAGTTAATGATGACAACAGAAGGGAGAGTAAGAGCTTCAGAACTGGAACCAATCTGGAAGTATTGCTTTCAAGCAGTCCAGCATTTGTGTGTCATGCACAAGAGCTGTTTGATCTCCATTTTAGTAGGAGTACAACTTTACTAACATCTGCCatcaatgatttttttgttaCCAATGAGAGACTCTCCATGGATTGTGCAAATGAACTTCTTGAACGTAGAAGCCTTCCAGAAGCAAAAATGGACCATCCACTGTTACTAAACTGGTTGAGGAATTCAAGAATCTGTATCTGTTTAAATCGGTTGTTGGAGGAGATTTATAATGGGATTGAGATTCTGAAAAACTACGGGAAAGAGGACCTTCCTCCTGGTAGTATATATTCAATGCTAGAGAGCGACTTAAAGTGCAAAGGAGTAGAGAGCGGAATATGGGATTTGGGCTGGAAGAATGAACTTTCCTCAGATGACATAGAGCAAGTTGTGAATGACATAGAGAAGCTACTTTTGAGTGGGTTAATTGAAGAAACTTTTACATAA
- the LOC123195035 gene encoding uncharacterized protein LOC123195035 isoform X1: MHQDGLRSVVCRSFVTCDDPKGVFEFGTFRKSKSGAQKMEHKIKSQKAKKISDASLPFKPEKEEMVTKEISEGFHSPSSFQILEVSRGAQRLNQMIDSWCKGENSGRRSKDVAKDLLKGALDLQDSLQMLGKLQEASQYMAWLKKKQEKAKGVRSEEARGIERSRSCQFGDQDYQIDLQKPCHSVDGSSRDCYEELREAIRDGLSRQNLLPNSEENGGFAQRNLDSASEIPSSSSSQSSITHTNYYSSIDSSFSSKAPEKTTKGPNLISKLMGLEEIPSNPLKTTLEKQLKNEKISSYHRPVFEIDMPMVRRPQSVDLKRTPERKTLKEILETQHFTGLLKDSRIKESQSYCRISDSHSQQSSNNNTPPIVLIKPLCGPFLESEEPSAPMFWEHGVPVSKLIPRKLKGREELPSKTIDWKDGPLNPCKTSENTNAEEKPIKRLSKEGAKGSKKVAEKPEEKEAKIKQKAPAKVNSIDIATQQPKKKDATNKKVDKDNNVVVTSRKAIENGTVKPKNVSRPQEQAKAAAMKVKNPKKGSNVSKNQIPQQRISTKNDISNHTKKTVSHTSNDQKRSLMKKEKPSSEPRAAKTTKENAGSKDDDNRIDFRSKKDSIPMGSNNTCVDQFPAEKEADAYELRIGENCNSCESSLSLSDDILLVSEHQVLGEPKSVEEVNDDNRRESKSFRTGTNLEVLLSSSPAFVCHAQELFDLHFSRSTTLLTSAINDFFVTNERLSMDCANELLERRSLPEAKMDHPLLLNWLRNSRICICLNRLLEEIYNGIEILKNYGKEDLPPGSIYSMLESDLKCKGVESGIWDLGWKNELSSDDIEQVVNDIEKLLLSGLIEETFT, translated from the exons ATGCATCAAGATGGTCTGAGATCAGTTGTTTGCAGATCATTTGTCACTTGTGATGATCCAAAAGGAGTATTCGAATTTGGGACATTCAGAAAATCCAAAAGTGGTGCCCAGAAAATGGAGCATAAGATCAAAAGCCAAAAAGCGAAGAAGATTTCAGATGCATCTTTACCATTTAAGCCTGAAAAGGAGGAGATGGTGACTAAAGAGATATCAGAAGGATTTCATAGTCCATCTTCTTTTCAGATATTGGAGGTCTCAAGAGGAGCTCAGAGGCTAAATCAAATGATTGATTCGTGGTGTAAGGGGGAAAACAGTGGTAGACGATCTAAAGATGTCGCAAAAGATTTGTTGAAAGGAGCACTTGACTTGCAGGACTCTCTACAGATGCTTGGCAAATTGCAAGAAGCTTCACAGTATATGGCTTGGTTGAAGAAGAAACAGGAGAAGGCCAAAGGAGTAAGGAGTGAGGAAGCAAGAGGGATTGAGCGGTCTAGGTCTTGTCAATTTGGAGATCAAGATTATCAGATTGATTTACAGAAGCCTTGCCATTCGGTTGATGGATCTTCAAGGGATTGCTATGAGGAACTAAGGGAAGCAATCAGAGATGGCCTCAGTAGGCAGAATCTCTTGCCAAATAGTGAAGAAAATGGGGGCTTTGCTCAAAGAAACTTGGACTCAGCTTCAGAAATACCTTCCAGCAGCTCAAGTCAGTCTTCTATAACTCATACCAACTACTATAGTTCCATTGACTCCTCATTTTCATCGAAAGCTCCAGAGAAGACGACAAAGGGCCCAAATTTGATTTCTAAGCTCATGGGGCTGGAAGAGATCCCCTCAAATCCATTGAAGACAACTCTCGAGAAACAGTTGAAGAATGAGAAAATTTCAAGTTATCATAGACCTGTCTTTGAAATTGATATGCCAATGGTAAGGAGGCCTCAATCGGTTGATCTGAAAAGAACTCCAGAGAGAAAGACACTGAAGGAAATTCTTGAAACCCAGCATTTTACAGGACTTCTGAAGGACAGCCGTATCAAAGAGTCTCAGTCATACTGCCGTATCAGTGATTCTCATTCCCAGCAGAGTTCAAACAACAACACTCCACCAATTGTACTTATTAAACCTCTGTGTGGTCCATTTCTGGAATCAGAAGAGCCTTCTGCACCAATGTTTTGGGAACATGGAGTTCCAGTCTCAAAATTGATACCAAGAAAACTGAAAGGAAGAGAGGAGCTTCCTTCCAAGACGATTGACTGGAAAGATGGGCCTTTAAACCCTTGCAAAACAAGCGAAAATACAAATGCAGAGGAGAAGCCAATCAAGAGGCTTAGCAAGGAAGGAGCTAAGGGCAGCAAAAAGGTAGCTGAGAAAccagaagaaaaagaagcaaaGATTAAACAAAAGGCTCCTGCCAAGGTGAATTCTATTGATATTGCAACTCAGCAGCCAAAGAAAAAGGACGCAACAAACAAGAAAGTTGATAAGGACAATAATGTTGTGGTCACCTCCAGGAAAGCAATAGAGAATGGGACTGTGAAACCTAAAAATGTGTCAAGGCCTCAAGAGCAAGCCAAGGCGGCAGCCATGAAGGTCAAAAATCCCAAAAAAGGATCAAATGTTTCCAAGAATCAGATTCCTCAGCAGCGAATTAGTACTAAAAATGACATCTCAAATCACACAAAAAAAACTGTAAGCCATACTTCAAATGATCAGAAAAGAAGCCTAATGAAGAAGGAAAAGCCATCCAGTGAGCCTAGAGCAGCTAAAACAACA AAGGAAAATGCAGGAAGCAAAGATGATGACAATAGAATTGATTTTAGAAGCAAAAAAGACTCCATCCCAATGGGAAGCAATAACACATGCGTAGATCAATTCCCAGCAGAGAAGGAAGCTGATGCTTATGAGCTTCGGATTGGAG AAAATTGTAATAGCTGTGAGAGTTCTCTTTCTCTTAGTGATGATATCCTGCTGGTCTCTGAACATCAGGTGCTGGGAGAACCTAAATCTGTTGAAGAAGTTAATGATGACAACAGAAGGGAGAGTAAGAGCTTCAGAACTGGAACCAATCTGGAAGTATTGCTTTCAAGCAGTCCAGCATTTGTGTGTCATGCACAAGAGCTGTTTGATCTCCATTTTAGTAGGAGTACAACTTTACTAACATCTGCCatcaatgatttttttgttaCCAATGAGAGACTCTCCATGGATTGTGCAAATGAACTTCTTGAACGTAGAAGCCTTCCAGAAGCAAAAATGGACCATCCACTGTTACTAAACTGGTTGAGGAATTCAAGAATCTGTATCTGTTTAAATCGGTTGTTGGAGGAGATTTATAATGGGATTGAGATTCTGAAAAACTACGGGAAAGAGGACCTTCCTCCTGGTAGTATATATTCAATGCTAGAGAGCGACTTAAAGTGCAAAGGAGTAGAGAGCGGAATATGGGATTTGGGCTGGAAGAATGAACTTTCCTCAGATGACATAGAGCAAGTTGTGAATGACATAGAGAAGCTACTTTTGAGTGGGTTAATTGAAGAAACTTTTACATAA